Proteins encoded by one window of Nicotiana tabacum cultivar K326 chromosome 10, ASM71507v2, whole genome shotgun sequence:
- the LOC107821568 gene encoding protein PATRONUS 2-like, protein MAKHLIQRPLIFQDENSDVYLKKGVISGKSKSGKPEAIKKGIIGLKSRNALNDITNKSTALPEEATKKKSSQKELKVPNELNIAEETFQHDHKKCIEAQRSAMTVKHFLDLVLPGCDSASPIEIPKMDMGMSDLGMDSPRCYPVPEELPMSEFSWLRSSWKSPPSSPKRRDSPPSSPFRWKFEPVEFTLKEENDC, encoded by the exons ATGGCAAAGCATCTCATTCAGAGGCCTCTAATCTTTCAAGATGAAAATTCGGATGTGTACCTCAAAA AGGGTGTGATATCTGGCAAATCAAAGAGTGGTAAACCAGAGGCTATTAAGAAAGGTATTATAGGGCTTAAAAGTCGTAATGCCCTCAATGACATCACAAACAAGTCAACTGCCCTTCCCGAAGAAGcaacaaagaaaaagagttcaCAAAAGGAGCTTAAAGTTCCCAACGAGCTTAACATTGCAGAGGAGACATTTCAGCATGATCACAAAAAATGCATTGAGGCACAAAGATCCGCAATGACAGTAAAACATTTCTTGGACTTAGTTCTGCCTGGATGTG ATTCAGCTTCTCCTATTGAAATACCAAAAATGGATATGGGAATG AGTGATCTAGGAATGGATAGCCCACGCTGTTACCCTGTCCCTGAAGAATTGCCTATGTCAGAGTTCTCTTGGTTGAGATCTTCATGGAAGTCTCCTCCATCTTCTCCAAAGAGGAGGGATTCACCACCCTCCTCTCCTTTTCGCTGGAAGTTTGAGCCGGTTGAATTTACATTGAAGGAAGAAAATGATTGCTGA